In the genome of Qipengyuania seohaensis, one region contains:
- a CDS encoding MaoC family dehydratase, whose product MKFYEDIKVGDRREFGHYEVTREEVTDFARKYDPQPFHLDDDAAAATHFGRLSASGWHTCSMTMAMMVENMKTEKSAGLGSPGVDELRWKKPVYPGDTLRCETEIIEKRRSASRPEMGIFKSRIRTFNQDGDMVLEMMSNALIATRDRDGTD is encoded by the coding sequence ATGAAATTCTACGAAGACATCAAGGTCGGCGACCGCCGCGAATTCGGACATTACGAAGTCACGCGCGAAGAAGTCACCGACTTTGCCCGCAAGTACGACCCGCAACCCTTCCATCTCGATGACGATGCTGCCGCAGCGACGCATTTTGGGCGTCTCTCTGCCAGCGGTTGGCACACCTGCAGCATGACCATGGCAATGATGGTCGAGAACATGAAGACCGAGAAATCGGCCGGTCTTGGCTCTCCCGGCGTCGATGAATTGCGCTGGAAGAAACCTGTCTATCCCGGCGACACACTGCGCTGCGAAACCGAGATTATCGAGAAACGCCGGAGCGCATCACGCCCCGAAATGGGTATCTTTAAAAGCCGTATCCGTACCTTCAACCAGGACGGAGACATGGTGCTGGAGATGATGTCGAACGCATTGATCGCGACGCGCGATCGGGACGGAACCGACTAG
- the mutL gene encoding DNA mismatch repair endonuclease MutL encodes MPTIRRLPDNLVNRIAAGEVVERPSSALKELVENAIDAGATRIAVKLVEGGLTSLEVTDDGCGMTPDEMALALERHATSKLPDEAIEQVCTLGFRGEALPSIASVARFTLESRPAGAEQGWKRVVDHGALVSEGPAALPPGTRVKVENLFAKIPARRKFLRTPRSEYAACLDVVRRLAMARPDVAITLDHGDRRILGLQGGEGLANRVAQVIARELKDNGVAIDLDRGTMRLTGIAGLPTYNRGIADHQYLFVNGRPVKDRLLTGAVRGAYADMLARDRHAVLALFLDLPAEDVDVNVHPAKTEVRFRDAQAVRGFIVSGLRQALATGDKRSAQSPDAGAMSRWQQEPVRDEPSPALRSIFEGRDWSAPQSRVSEANAAWRGAESDIMAAPRGRAEEAAPVSAQEQDFPLGIARGQVANTYIVAEAKDGLVLVDQHAAHERLVLERLKAAGAEEAVSRSQALLIPEVVELDEVSCDRLESAADALASHGLTIERFGPSAMLVRSLPHAIARTDPEKLLRDIDDDLALNGEALLLGEKLDLVLATMACHGSVRAGRTLRVDEMNALLREMERTPRSGQCNHGRPTWVKLSMEDVEKLFGRH; translated from the coding sequence ATGCCCACAATCCGCCGCCTGCCCGACAATTTGGTCAACCGCATCGCCGCTGGCGAGGTGGTCGAACGGCCGTCTTCCGCGCTCAAGGAACTGGTCGAAAATGCGATTGATGCGGGGGCGACGCGGATTGCCGTGAAGCTGGTCGAGGGCGGATTGACCAGCCTCGAAGTGACGGACGACGGCTGCGGCATGACGCCCGATGAAATGGCGCTCGCGCTGGAGCGGCACGCGACATCGAAATTGCCTGACGAGGCGATCGAGCAGGTTTGCACTCTCGGCTTTCGCGGCGAAGCCTTGCCGAGCATCGCCAGCGTGGCGCGCTTCACTCTGGAGAGCCGTCCAGCGGGCGCGGAGCAGGGTTGGAAGCGGGTTGTGGACCACGGTGCTCTGGTTTCGGAAGGCCCGGCAGCCCTCCCGCCCGGCACGCGGGTCAAGGTCGAGAACCTGTTTGCGAAAATTCCCGCACGGCGCAAATTCCTGCGCACTCCGCGCAGCGAATATGCAGCCTGCCTCGACGTCGTACGCCGTCTCGCCATGGCCCGTCCGGATGTCGCAATCACGCTCGATCACGGTGACCGCCGGATTCTCGGTCTCCAGGGAGGAGAGGGGCTTGCCAACCGCGTGGCGCAGGTCATCGCGCGCGAATTGAAGGACAATGGCGTCGCTATCGACCTCGACCGAGGGACCATGCGCCTCACCGGCATCGCGGGACTGCCGACCTACAACCGCGGCATCGCGGACCACCAGTACCTCTTTGTAAACGGCAGGCCGGTGAAGGACCGTTTGCTGACGGGCGCGGTGCGCGGTGCCTATGCGGATATGCTGGCGCGCGATCGTCACGCCGTCCTCGCGCTGTTCCTCGATCTTCCTGCGGAGGATGTCGATGTGAACGTCCATCCGGCCAAGACCGAGGTGCGCTTTCGCGATGCCCAGGCGGTGCGCGGATTCATCGTTTCGGGATTGCGCCAGGCGCTGGCCACGGGCGACAAACGGAGCGCCCAATCACCCGATGCGGGCGCAATGTCGCGCTGGCAGCAGGAGCCGGTGCGTGATGAACCGTCGCCCGCGCTGCGTTCCATCTTCGAAGGACGCGACTGGTCGGCGCCGCAATCTCGCGTGTCGGAAGCGAACGCTGCCTGGCGCGGCGCAGAATCCGACATCATGGCCGCACCGCGAGGTCGCGCGGAAGAAGCCGCTCCCGTCAGCGCGCAGGAGCAGGACTTCCCTCTGGGGATCGCGCGCGGACAGGTCGCCAATACCTATATCGTGGCAGAGGCGAAGGACGGGCTCGTGCTGGTCGATCAGCACGCCGCGCACGAAAGACTGGTGCTGGAAAGGCTCAAGGCCGCAGGCGCAGAAGAAGCCGTCTCACGCAGCCAGGCACTGCTCATTCCCGAAGTGGTCGAGCTGGACGAGGTGTCCTGCGACCGCCTGGAAAGTGCTGCCGATGCGCTGGCATCTCATGGGCTTACCATCGAACGCTTCGGGCCGTCCGCGATGCTGGTCCGCAGTCTGCCACACGCCATCGCGCGGACCGATCCGGAAAAGCTTCTGCGCGATATCGATGACGATCTGGCGCTTAATGGGGAAGCGCTGCTGCTTGGCGAGAAACTCGACCTCGTGCTGGCGACGATGGCCTGTCATGGATCGGTCAGGGCAGGGCGCACGCTGCGGGTGGACGAGATGAACGCGCTCCTGCGCGAAATGGAACGCACCCCGCGTTCGGGACAATGCAACCATGGTCGGCCCACGTGGGTTAAGCTTTCCATGGAAGACGTCGAGAAACTGTTCGGACGACATTGA
- a CDS encoding rod shape-determining protein, whose product MGFWNNIFKFGVQNMAIDLGTANTLVYVQDQGIVLNEPSVVALETINGMKRVKAVGDDAKMMMGKTPDSIEAIRPLRDGVIADLDVAEEMIKHFIRKVNGRKSLMRYPEITICVPSGSTSVERRAIRDAASNAGASQVYLILEPMAAAIGADMPVTEPVGSMVVDIGGGTTEVAVLSLRGLAYTTSVRTGGDKMDEAIVSYVRRHHNLLIGESTAERIKKDYGIARAPEDGIGEQITIKGRDLVNGVPKEITINQGHIAEALNEPIGAIVEGVRIALENTAPELAADIVDQGIVLTGGGALIRGLDEYLRDETGLPVTIAEDPLSCVAIGTGRAMEDPIYRGVLMTA is encoded by the coding sequence ATGGGCTTCTGGAACAACATCTTCAAATTCGGCGTGCAGAACATGGCGATCGACCTCGGGACCGCGAATACCTTGGTTTACGTCCAGGACCAGGGCATCGTTCTGAACGAGCCGAGCGTCGTTGCGCTTGAAACCATCAATGGCATGAAGCGCGTGAAGGCGGTCGGCGACGACGCGAAGATGATGATGGGCAAGACGCCCGACTCCATCGAGGCCATCCGTCCGCTGCGCGACGGCGTGATCGCAGACCTCGACGTCGCCGAAGAGATGATCAAGCACTTCATCCGCAAGGTGAACGGCCGCAAGAGCCTGATGCGTTATCCCGAAATCACCATCTGCGTCCCCTCGGGCTCGACCTCGGTCGAACGCCGCGCGATCCGCGATGCAGCATCGAATGCCGGCGCTTCGCAGGTTTACCTGATCCTCGAGCCCATGGCCGCTGCCATCGGCGCCGACATGCCGGTTACCGAACCCGTCGGCAGCATGGTTGTCGACATCGGCGGCGGCACGACCGAAGTCGCCGTCCTCTCTCTCCGCGGCCTCGCCTACACCACCTCGGTGCGTACCGGCGGTGACAAGATGGACGAAGCAATCGTTTCTTATGTCCGACGACACCATAACCTGCTGATCGGCGAATCCACGGCTGAACGGATCAAGAAGGATTACGGCATCGCCCGCGCTCCCGAAGACGGCATCGGCGAGCAGATCACCATCAAGGGCCGTGACCTGGTAAACGGCGTGCCGAAGGAAATCACGATCAACCAGGGCCACATCGCAGAAGCGCTCAATGAACCGATCGGCGCTATCGTCGAAGGTGTGCGTATCGCGCTCGAAAACACCGCGCCGGAACTGGCCGCCGATATCGTCGACCAGGGCATCGTCCTGACTGGCGGCGGCGCGCTCATCCGGGGTCTCGACGAGTATCTTCGCGACGAAACCGGCCTCCCTGTGACCATCGCGGAAGATCCGCTGTCCTGTGTCGCAATCGGCACCGGCCGCGCTATGGAGGACCCGATCTACCGCGGCGTCCTGATGACGGCTTGA
- the mreC gene encoding rod shape-determining protein MreC, translated as MAPSGTRRSSYSRRAQYNLFTGYIIAGIGAVIGAVLLGLSFFQPSFFGGPRSAAQDAVSPATETAATVRTSSKSLWDSISGYYRAGSKNAELKREMELARIRLEEAEAVRQENVRLKGLLDLQDQERTPVAVARLIGSTASSTRRFAYVGAGEDDGVEVGMPVRSPRGVVGRILETGSDSSRVLLLTDSESVLPVRRAGDEVVAFAEGRGDSLLRIKLINLGINPLKEGDLFVTSGAGGYYPPGIAVAIVTELTDDGGVARIVSDPAATDFVAIEPIFEPDAASGATTPVEEELTD; from the coding sequence ATGGCGCCGAGCGGCACTCGGCGCTCGAGCTATTCGCGACGGGCGCAGTACAATCTCTTCACCGGCTACATCATCGCCGGGATCGGCGCGGTTATCGGCGCCGTGCTGCTCGGCCTGTCGTTCTTCCAACCCAGCTTTTTCGGCGGACCGCGCTCTGCAGCTCAGGATGCGGTCAGCCCGGCAACCGAAACTGCTGCGACCGTCCGCACGAGCAGCAAGTCCCTATGGGATTCGATCAGCGGCTATTACCGTGCAGGCTCCAAGAACGCCGAACTCAAACGCGAAATGGAACTGGCCCGCATAAGGCTCGAAGAAGCCGAAGCGGTTCGCCAGGAGAATGTGCGCCTCAAGGGCCTGCTGGACCTCCAGGACCAAGAGCGCACGCCGGTGGCGGTCGCTCGCCTTATCGGCTCGACTGCTTCGAGCACCCGCCGCTTCGCGTATGTGGGCGCTGGCGAGGATGATGGCGTCGAAGTCGGCATGCCCGTTCGATCGCCTCGCGGCGTGGTAGGACGCATCCTGGAGACCGGTAGCGATTCTTCCCGCGTGCTACTCCTGACCGATAGCGAAAGCGTCCTGCCCGTACGCAGGGCTGGCGACGAGGTCGTGGCTTTCGCCGAAGGCCGAGGCGATAGCCTCCTGCGGATCAAGCTCATCAATCTGGGTATCAATCCACTGAAGGAAGGCGACCTGTTCGTCACTTCGGGGGCCGGTGGTTACTATCCTCCCGGTATTGCCGTCGCCATCGTCACAGAGCTGACCGACGACGGCGGTGTCGCCCGCATCGTCAGCGATCCCGCGGCGACGGATTTCGTTGCCATCGAACCGATCTTCGAACCCGACGCCGCCAGCGGCGCGACGACTCCGGTCGAAGAGGAGTTGACCGACTGA
- a CDS encoding rod shape-determining protein MreD, with amino-acid sequence MERMEPRARSDAYGSRINRSHSPLIANIIPWLSILLGSLLPIFAIAAALPMVPPLGFLALLAWRLVRPGLLPVWAGFPLGLFDDLFSGQPFGFAILFWSVSMLVIEFVELRLPWRAFWQDWFTAGLLVTAYILSGWLLSGASPTLPALVALVPQLLMSILIFPIVARIVARLDRLRLRRWKRV; translated from the coding sequence ATGGAGCGGATGGAACCGCGCGCCCGTAGCGATGCCTATGGCAGCCGCATCAATCGTTCGCATTCCCCCCTGATTGCCAATATCATCCCGTGGCTGTCGATCCTGCTCGGATCGTTGCTGCCGATATTCGCAATCGCGGCGGCACTCCCGATGGTACCACCACTGGGCTTCCTCGCCTTGCTCGCATGGCGACTGGTCCGGCCCGGCCTGCTCCCTGTCTGGGCAGGGTTCCCGCTCGGCCTGTTCGATGATCTGTTCAGCGGACAACCCTTCGGCTTCGCGATCCTTTTCTGGTCCGTTTCGATGCTGGTCATCGAGTTCGTCGAACTTCGCCTTCCTTGGAGAGCGTTCTGGCAGGACTGGTTCACGGCCGGTTTACTCGTCACCGCATATATTCTCTCAGGCTGGCTGCTGAGCGGTGCTTCGCCGACATTGCCGGCTCTTGTCGCCCTTGTCCCGCAACTGCTCATGTCCATCCTCATTTTCCCCATTGTTGCGCGCATCGTGGCCCGTCTCGACAGGCTGCGCCTTCGCCGCTGGAAGCGGGTCTGA
- the mrdA gene encoding penicillin-binding protein 2: protein MGIFSRRSGIAGRQKDLVSQTTLENAFDRRTFVVAAGMGGLGTILAARMAYIAIAENERWVLESESNRVNLSLIPPRRGWILDRNGAPLASNRADFRVDVIPDRMKDAEKTIDQLAEILDLEATTVADITKRIDDARGFQPIEVATGLDYDQFAAISVRLPDLPGVVPQRGFSRFYPTGPSVGHLIGYVGPASAEEYEENPDPILITPGYKIGKDALEKQFEQDLRGEPGARRVEVTASGRIVRDLETREDIQGDPVRLTIDGPLQDYAARRIGLESGSCVVMDCETGDILCMASMPSFDPNSFSAGIGRVEYSMLRDDERVPLRNKVLKGLYPPGSTVKPMHCMAFLDAGVKPEESIMCNGGRRIGNRFFNCWSNHGRVDMAKAIYQSCDSYFYHFAQQIGFAKVAEWARKMGLGEEFDLPVTSQFYGTVPSPAWKERKFEREWQPFDTVNSSIGQGYYLTNPLQLAVMAARLATGDRVMPRLRLSDEKPKFEHFAFSPEEIGYVRQAMSDTVNGPGTAGRARLPFDDVLMAGKTGTAQVVSLSISDGKSGPWKYRDHGLFVFFAPFDKPKYAGAVVIEHGGGSGAAYPIARDVMTFMFDPAKGMEALRALELQWGGTAQERLDRKYRAYAAANGESVPPVPTRDEDIFDQVEAEARVAARQPEALAEDAIQPRVDTRSAQEVSDASPPPQAAPAPTSAPSATPTPSSSPAPE, encoded by the coding sequence ATGGGGATATTTTCGCGCAGGAGCGGCATTGCAGGTCGGCAGAAGGACCTGGTTAGCCAGACCACGCTTGAAAACGCATTCGATCGGCGCACCTTCGTGGTCGCTGCCGGAATGGGCGGTCTTGGTACCATTCTGGCCGCGCGCATGGCCTACATCGCCATTGCGGAAAACGAGCGTTGGGTGCTGGAGTCGGAGAGCAACCGCGTCAACCTGTCCCTGATCCCGCCGCGCCGTGGCTGGATTCTCGACCGGAACGGAGCCCCCCTCGCTTCCAATCGTGCCGACTTTCGCGTCGATGTCATTCCCGACCGGATGAAGGATGCGGAAAAGACGATCGACCAGCTGGCGGAAATCCTCGACCTTGAAGCGACCACGGTTGCCGACATCACCAAGCGCATCGACGACGCGCGCGGTTTCCAGCCCATCGAGGTGGCGACGGGCCTGGATTACGACCAGTTCGCCGCCATTAGCGTGCGCTTGCCGGATCTTCCCGGTGTCGTTCCGCAGCGCGGTTTCTCGCGCTTCTATCCGACCGGGCCGAGCGTGGGGCATCTCATCGGATATGTCGGGCCGGCCTCGGCCGAGGAATACGAAGAGAACCCCGACCCCATCCTCATCACGCCGGGCTACAAGATCGGCAAGGATGCGCTGGAAAAGCAGTTCGAGCAGGACCTTCGGGGCGAACCAGGCGCCCGCCGCGTCGAAGTAACGGCGTCCGGCAGGATCGTCCGCGATCTCGAAACGCGCGAAGACATTCAGGGCGACCCCGTCCGCCTGACCATCGACGGCCCCTTGCAGGATTATGCAGCGCGCCGGATCGGCCTGGAGAGCGGATCCTGCGTGGTCATGGACTGCGAGACAGGCGATATCCTGTGCATGGCATCCATGCCCAGTTTCGATCCCAACAGCTTTTCCGCAGGGATCGGCCGCGTCGAGTATTCGATGCTTCGCGATGACGAGCGCGTTCCCTTGCGCAACAAGGTCCTGAAAGGCCTTTACCCGCCGGGTTCTACCGTGAAACCAATGCATTGCATGGCTTTCCTCGATGCAGGTGTGAAGCCCGAAGAATCCATCATGTGCAATGGCGGGCGGCGCATCGGCAATCGCTTCTTCAATTGCTGGAGCAATCACGGCCGGGTCGACATGGCCAAGGCGATCTACCAGAGCTGCGACAGCTATTTCTATCATTTCGCCCAACAGATCGGTTTCGCAAAAGTAGCGGAATGGGCCAGGAAAATGGGCCTTGGCGAGGAGTTCGATCTCCCCGTGACGAGCCAGTTTTACGGCACCGTCCCCTCGCCTGCTTGGAAAGAGCGCAAATTCGAACGCGAATGGCAGCCCTTCGACACGGTCAACTCCTCGATCGGTCAGGGCTATTACCTCACCAATCCTCTCCAATTGGCGGTGATGGCGGCGCGACTTGCAACGGGCGACAGGGTCATGCCCCGACTGCGGCTGTCGGATGAAAAACCGAAGTTCGAGCACTTCGCCTTCAGCCCCGAGGAGATCGGTTACGTCCGACAGGCGATGAGCGATACGGTCAACGGCCCCGGCACAGCGGGACGCGCGCGCCTGCCGTTCGATGACGTATTGATGGCCGGAAAGACGGGTACGGCGCAGGTGGTCTCGCTAAGCATATCCGACGGCAAAAGCGGACCGTGGAAATACCGCGATCACGGCTTGTTCGTGTTCTTTGCTCCCTTCGACAAACCGAAATATGCCGGTGCGGTCGTTATCGAGCATGGCGGCGGGTCGGGCGCAGCCTATCCGATCGCCCGAGATGTCATGACCTTCATGTTCGATCCTGCGAAGGGGATGGAGGCACTGCGCGCGCTTGAATTGCAATGGGGTGGTACCGCGCAGGAAAGGCTCGACCGGAAATACCGCGCTTATGCGGCCGCAAACGGTGAGTCTGTACCGCCCGTCCCGACGCGGGACGAAGACATTTTCGACCAGGTCGAAGCGGAAGCAAGGGTAGCAGCACGTCAGCCAGAAGCGCTTGCCGAAGATGCGATCCAGCCACGGGTAGATACGCGTAGTGCGCAAGAAGTGAGTGACGCCTCTCCGCCCCCCCAAGCAGCGCCAGCGCCGACCAGTGCGCCGTCCGCGACACCCACACCCAGCAGCAGCCCGGCTCCCGAATGA
- the rodA gene encoding rod shape-determining protein RodA, translated as MSGIVPAPVARQPWQMLFPLFGLIAFGALVLTSAAAGDFSRYAESHLVRFGIFFVTAVVISRFSKDLVKFFAYPGYIVVLLLLMAVEIMGTLGGGSQRWLEVGPIRIQPSELMKPAVVVALARFYESLPVGMIPTWRALIPAGAIIGLPMAFVLLQPDLGTSLAIAFGGGLVMFFAGLPLRWFLMAGGAGLAAIPLAFFFALKPYQQDRVTTFLDPESDPLGEGYQITQSKIAIGSGGLFGKGFNEGSQSHLNYLPEPHTDFVFATMAEEWGFAGGLFVIGAFAIILRWGFRVARDSADRFGKLLAAGMTATIFFYVSINLMMVMGLAPVVGIPLPFVSHGGSSMMTNMICIGVLMMVHRWNLNAPKRGLKA; from the coding sequence ATGAGCGGCATCGTTCCCGCACCCGTAGCCCGCCAGCCATGGCAGATGCTCTTTCCCCTGTTCGGCCTGATTGCGTTCGGCGCGCTCGTGCTGACCTCGGCGGCTGCGGGCGATTTTTCACGTTATGCGGAATCGCATCTCGTGAGGTTCGGAATCTTTTTCGTCACGGCCGTCGTGATATCCCGGTTCTCGAAGGACCTCGTAAAATTCTTCGCCTATCCGGGCTACATCGTGGTGCTGCTGTTGCTCATGGCCGTTGAGATCATGGGTACGCTGGGCGGAGGAAGCCAGCGCTGGCTGGAGGTCGGACCGATCCGGATCCAGCCTTCCGAATTGATGAAACCTGCGGTCGTAGTTGCACTGGCCCGATTTTATGAGAGCCTGCCTGTGGGCATGATCCCCACCTGGCGGGCCCTGATCCCGGCCGGGGCCATCATAGGCCTGCCGATGGCTTTCGTTCTCCTGCAGCCTGATCTGGGTACTTCGCTCGCGATCGCATTTGGCGGAGGGCTGGTCATGTTCTTCGCAGGACTGCCGCTGCGTTGGTTCCTCATGGCGGGTGGCGCGGGCTTGGCTGCAATCCCGCTTGCCTTCTTTTTTGCGCTGAAACCTTACCAGCAGGACCGCGTCACCACGTTCCTTGATCCGGAAAGCGACCCGCTGGGCGAAGGGTATCAGATTACCCAGTCGAAGATCGCAATCGGATCGGGCGGCCTGTTCGGCAAGGGTTTCAACGAAGGGTCGCAAAGCCACCTCAACTACCTGCCCGAACCGCATACCGACTTTGTCTTCGCGACCATGGCGGAAGAATGGGGATTTGCAGGCGGCCTGTTCGTGATTGGCGCGTTCGCCATCATCCTGAGATGGGGTTTCCGCGTCGCTCGGGACAGCGCTGATCGCTTTGGCAAGCTGCTGGCGGCTGGCATGACGGCAACGATTTTCTTCTATGTTTCCATCAACCTGATGATGGTGATGGGTCTTGCGCCGGTCGTGGGTATTCCCTTGCCCTTCGTGAGCCACGGCGGCAGTTCGATGATGACCAACATGATCTGTATCGGCGTCCTGATGATGGTTCACAGGTGGAACCTGAACGCGCCGAAACGCGGCTTGAAGGCATGA
- the ribB gene encoding 3,4-dihydroxy-2-butanone-4-phosphate synthase, translating into MNTIDKVRTLVSQGLMTRAGLARAAGLHANTLRDCTEDSWNPTADTLAKLEAFLEANDETPVIVGAEEIIDEARNGRMFILVDDEDRENEGDLIIPAQMATPNAINFMATHGRGLICLSLDRKRVEELGLEPMSRDNRESMQTAFTTSIEAKTGVTTGISAADRSRTVSVAIDASKGPDDIVTPGHVFPLTARDGGVLVRAGHTEAAVDISRLAGLNPSGVICEIMNDDGTMSRLDDLVAFARKHDMKIGTIRDLIEYRMRHDHLVERIAEDTFESDYGGDWKMLTYRNTVDGSESYVLQKGDVKEGEATLTRVHPISIFDDVLGKPGPRKRTLQRAMQAVGDHGSGVIVIITGRPASGYGENEAQRNVGIGSQILADLGVENMILLSNSQPNVVAIEGYGLNIVDHRPIPE; encoded by the coding sequence ATGAACACGATCGATAAAGTTCGCACTCTCGTCTCCCAAGGTCTGATGACCCGCGCCGGCCTTGCCCGTGCAGCGGGGCTGCACGCCAACACCCTGCGCGATTGCACCGAGGACAGCTGGAACCCCACTGCCGACACACTGGCCAAGCTGGAAGCGTTTCTCGAGGCGAATGACGAGACGCCAGTAATCGTCGGCGCGGAAGAGATCATCGATGAGGCCCGTAACGGTCGGATGTTCATCCTGGTCGACGATGAAGACCGCGAGAACGAGGGCGATCTCATTATTCCGGCTCAGATGGCAACGCCCAACGCCATCAACTTCATGGCGACGCACGGGCGGGGCCTGATCTGCCTCTCGCTCGATCGCAAGCGTGTCGAGGAACTCGGTCTCGAACCCATGAGTCGCGACAATCGCGAGAGCATGCAGACAGCCTTCACCACATCGATCGAGGCAAAGACCGGCGTGACCACCGGAATCAGCGCGGCCGACCGTTCGCGCACCGTTTCGGTCGCCATCGATGCGTCCAAGGGGCCGGACGACATCGTGACGCCCGGCCACGTCTTCCCCCTCACCGCACGCGATGGCGGGGTGCTGGTTCGCGCCGGGCATACGGAGGCTGCCGTGGACATCTCCCGTCTGGCGGGCCTGAATCCGTCGGGAGTGATCTGCGAGATCATGAACGACGACGGCACCATGTCCCGGTTGGACGACCTGGTAGCTTTCGCTCGCAAGCACGACATGAAGATCGGCACGATCCGCGACCTGATCGAATACCGCATGCGTCACGATCATCTGGTCGAGCGCATTGCCGAGGACACGTTCGAGTCCGATTACGGCGGCGACTGGAAGATGCTGACCTACCGCAACACGGTCGACGGCAGCGAATCCTACGTCCTGCAAAAAGGCGACGTGAAGGAGGGCGAAGCCACCCTCACCCGCGTACATCCGATCTCGATCTTCGATGATGTGCTGGGTAAGCCGGGACCGCGCAAACGCACTTTGCAGCGCGCCATGCAGGCCGTCGGTGACCATGGCTCGGGCGTCATCGTGATCATCACGGGCAGGCCCGCGAGCGGCTATGGCGAAAACGAAGCGCAGCGCAATGTCGGCATCGGTTCGCAGATCCTCGCCGACCTCGGCGTCGAGAACATGATCCTGCTCAGCAACTCACAACCCAATGTCGTCGCAATCGAAGGCTATGGCCTCAACATCGTCGATCATCGTCCCATTCCGGAGTAA
- the ribH gene encoding 6,7-dimethyl-8-ribityllumazine synthase: MANFLIVEARFYDHLNNMLIAGATSALEAAGHSVEVLTVPGALEIPGAISMAADSGRYDGFVAIGVVIRGETYHFEIVAGESARGIMALTMDGIAIGNGIITVENEEQALARADASRKDKGGEAAKAAIALLELQGRFAS, translated from the coding sequence ATGGCCAATTTTCTCATCGTCGAAGCACGTTTCTACGACCATCTGAACAACATGCTCATTGCAGGCGCCACCTCAGCGCTCGAGGCTGCAGGGCACTCGGTCGAAGTGTTGACAGTGCCGGGCGCGCTCGAAATTCCCGGCGCGATTTCGATGGCCGCAGACAGCGGCCGCTACGACGGCTTCGTCGCTATCGGTGTAGTCATACGAGGCGAGACCTATCACTTCGAGATCGTTGCGGGCGAGAGCGCACGCGGCATCATGGCGCTGACAATGGATGGCATCGCCATCGGCAATGGCATCATCACCGTCGAGAACGAGGAGCAAGCGCTCGCGCGGGCCGATGCGAGCCGGAAGGATAAGGGCGGCGAGGCTGCAAAGGCCGCGATCGCCCTGCTCGAATTGCAGGGCCGGTTCGCGAGTTAA
- a CDS encoding phosphotransferase, which yields MDHIPGHPDDITAAWIGELLQADITGLSWTPIGTGQVGDSVRITLRGPDAGARVPVTLAAKFPAADDTSRATAALFGLYSKEVHFYREAAPRLDVRVPKVHFADVCDDGQRFCLIFEDLGPARQGDQIAGCSLTDAKSAIRQAAAIHAPCWENSELLSADWLQPALDVGEKVAAMYPQAQAVFRERYGSRLEPEYMALCEELAALSSQYHQRDSEPQCLVHGDFRLDNMLFDIHGGAEPVAILDWQTVTVGKAMTDIGYFLGCGIGDLGLEHEDELLDLYLYEMKARGVDLSRAAIAADFRTGILHGVSTAVFSAAFVERTERGDANFLSMARGACAMALLHDSITALKEAN from the coding sequence ATGGATCACATTCCGGGGCACCCGGACGACATTACTGCCGCGTGGATCGGTGAGCTGCTTCAAGCAGACATTACCGGGCTCAGCTGGACCCCGATTGGAACCGGACAGGTCGGTGACAGCGTGAGGATCACCTTGCGAGGGCCTGATGCAGGCGCGCGAGTGCCGGTAACCCTGGCCGCGAAATTTCCTGCCGCTGATGATACCAGCCGCGCCACTGCGGCGCTGTTCGGACTCTATAGCAAGGAAGTCCATTTCTACCGCGAAGCGGCGCCCCGACTGGATGTCAGGGTTCCGAAGGTTCATTTCGCCGACGTTTGCGATGATGGCCAAAGGTTTTGCCTGATCTTCGAAGATCTCGGACCGGCACGGCAGGGCGACCAGATCGCGGGATGCTCGCTCACCGATGCAAAATCAGCGATCAGGCAGGCAGCCGCAATCCACGCACCCTGTTGGGAGAACAGCGAGCTGCTTTCGGCCGACTGGTTGCAGCCCGCGCTCGACGTGGGAGAGAAGGTCGCGGCAATGTACCCGCAGGCGCAAGCCGTTTTTCGGGAAAGATACGGGTCTCGGCTAGAGCCGGAATACATGGCGCTGTGCGAGGAACTGGCCGCACTGTCTTCGCAATATCACCAGCGAGACAGCGAGCCGCAGTGCCTGGTGCATGGAGATTTCCGCCTCGATAACATGCTGTTCGATATCCACGGAGGTGCAGAGCCTGTCGCTATCCTGGATTGGCAAACGGTGACGGTTGGCAAGGCTATGACCGATATCGGCTATTTCCTTGGCTGCGGGATCGGTGACCTTGGTCTGGAGCACGAAGACGAATTGCTCGATCTTTATCTCTACGAAATGAAAGCCCGCGGCGTCGATCTCAGCCGCGCAGCCATAGCCGCAGATTTTCGCACAGGTATCCTTCACGGAGTTTCCACCGCGGTTTTCAGCGCGGCTTTCGTCGAGAGGACCGAACGGGGCGATGCAAATTTTCTGTCGATGGCGCGCGGTGCTTGCGCAATGGCACTTCTGCATGACAGCATAACGGCGTTAAAGGAGGCGAATTGA